The following are encoded together in the Colius striatus isolate bColStr4 chromosome 5, bColStr4.1.hap1, whole genome shotgun sequence genome:
- the LZTFL1 gene encoding leucine zipper transcription factor-like protein 1 isoform X2: MRFARFKRGLCLKTVDSCFQDLKDSRLVEDTFTVDEVIDMLDGLQTVVHSEVESELINTTYTNVLLLRQLFSQAEKWYLKLQTDVSDLENRELLEQVAEFEKSEFTSSNKKPSADLIKPKLAPLNEGGSELLNKKVACLQEENEKLKSRLKTIETQATAALDEKSKLEKSLKDLQMIQGDQRTNANQDITELENKVAALKSQFEKTLNDSTANQKFLEEDLVTAKHDLLKVQDQLSTAEKELEKKFQQTAAYRNMKEILTKKNELIKDLRKKLSKYEPED, translated from the exons ATGCGCTTTGCTCGTTTCAAGCGGGGCCTGTGTCTCAAAACAGTGGATTCTTGTTTCCAGGACCTTAAGGACAGCAG ACTTGTTGAGGACACCTTCACGGTTGATGAGGTGATAGACATGCTGGATGGACTGCAGACTGTTGTCCACAGTGAGGTGGAGTCAGAGCTCATCAATACAACTTACACCAACGTTTTACTTCTGAGGCAGCTCTTTTCACAGGCTGAGAAGTGGTACCTCAAGTTACAGACAGACGTCTCTGACCTGGAGAATCG ggaATTGTTGGAGCAGGTGGCTGAGTTTGAAAAGTCAGAATTTACATCTTCAAACAAGAAG cCCAGTGCAGATCTCATTAAACCAAAACTGGCTCCATTAAACGAAGGTGGGTCAGAGCTGCTAAACAAG AAAGTTGCTTGTCtccaagaggaaaatgaaaaactgaagaGCAGACTCAAGACCATAGAAACACAG GCTACAGCTGCACTAGATGAGAAGTCCAAGCTAGAGAAGTCATTGAAAGATTTACAGATGATCCAAGGAGATCAAAGG ACCAATGCCAACCAGGATATCACTGAACTGGAGAATAAGGTGGCAGCTTTGAAAAGCCAGTTTGAGAAGACTTTGAATGACTCTACTGCAAACCAAAAATTCTTGGAAGAGGACTTAGTGACGGCAAAACATGActtgcttaaggttcaggatcAGCTCTCCACAGCTGAAAAG GAGCTGGAGAAGAAATTTCAGCAGACAGCTGCCTATCGCAACATGAAAGAGATTCTCACAAAGAAGAATGAACTGATAAAGGATCTACGTAAAAAGCTTTCCAA
- the CXCR6 gene encoding C-X-C chemokine receptor type 6, with the protein MATTDADNFYYNFSIVDPDENGSENFHTFTRVFLPCTYSVVFILGLAGNTLVFVILVFYEKLKMLTDIFLLNLAVADWVFLWTLPFWAHSAAQEWAFGTVACRVIRGLYTLNLYTSMLTLTSITFDRLVAITFATKAHMCQTKRTTWGKAVCVLIWVISLGFATPQFIFSEVVSIDKAICHEKYPNHGTELVLEVIQVTLGYFIPMLAMIICYSLIVRTLLHARNFQKKKSLKKIFSVVAIFILTQSPYTFLRLIKIIDWSFNLNSSFEYAIIITEALAYLHGCLNPILYFFMGVKFRRNLRKIIKSLRCIKGRVTAKHWQTTEEEGSKTFTASNNADATSMDPL; encoded by the coding sequence ATGGCAACGACAGACGCAGATAACTTTTATTATAACTTCTCCATCGTTGATCCAGACGAAAATGGAAGTGAGAATTTTCACACGTTTACAAGAGTCTTCCTGCCCTGTACCTACTCGGTTGTTTTCATCCTGGGGCTAGCAGGAAACACACTGGTCTTTGTCATACTGGTTTTCTATGAGAAGCTGAAGATGCTGACAGATATATTTTTGCTGAACTTGGCTGTAGCTGACTGGGTCTTCCTTTGGACGCTGCCATTCTGGGCGCATTCGGCCGCTCAGGAGTGGGCTTTCGGCACGGTGGCGTGTCGTGTCATACGGGGCTTGTATACGCTGAACTTGTACACTTCCATGTTAACCCTGACATCTATCACCTTTGACAGGCTTGTTGCTATTACTTTTGCCACCAAAGCACACATGTGTCAAACCAAACGAACGACGTGGGGCAAGGCAGTGTGTGTCTTGATCTGGGTGATCTCACTAGGCTTTGCCACACCACAGTTTATTTTTAGTGAGGTGGTTAGCATTGATAAGGCGATATGTCACGAAAAATACCCAAACCACGGCACAGAACTGGTTCTTGAAGTGATCCAAGTGACACTTGGCTATTTTATTCCCATGCTAGCCATGATCATCTGCTACTCACTAATTGTTAGAACCTTACTGCACGCCAGGAATTTCCAAAAGAAGAAATCtctcaagaaaatattttctgtagttgCCATATTTATTCTGACTCAGTCACCTTATACTTTCCTGAGACTCATAAAGATCATAGACTGGAGCTTTAACTTGAACAGCAGCTTTGAATATGCAATCATCATAACAGAAGCTCTCGCTTACCTCCACGGCTGTCTCAACCCTATCCTGTATTTCTTCATGGGGGTCAAATTCAGGAGGAACTTAAGGAAAATTATTAAGAGTTTAAGATGCATCAAAGGGAGAGTTACAGCGAAGCACTGGCAAACCACTGAAGAGGAAGGCTCTAAAACATTTACTGCCTCCAATAACGCAGATGCCACAAGCATGGATCCGCTATAA
- the LZTFL1 gene encoding leucine zipper transcription factor-like protein 1 isoform X1: MAELGLNEHHQNEVISYMRFARFKRGLCLKTVDSCFQDLKDSRLVEDTFTVDEVIDMLDGLQTVVHSEVESELINTTYTNVLLLRQLFSQAEKWYLKLQTDVSDLENRELLEQVAEFEKSEFTSSNKKPSADLIKPKLAPLNEGGSELLNKKVACLQEENEKLKSRLKTIETQATAALDEKSKLEKSLKDLQMIQGDQRTNANQDITELENKVAALKSQFEKTLNDSTANQKFLEEDLVTAKHDLLKVQDQLSTAEKELEKKFQQTAAYRNMKEILTKKNELIKDLRKKLSKYEPED; encoded by the exons ATG GCAGAGCTAGGCCTTAATGAGCACCACCAGAATGAAGTGATCAGCTACATGCGCTTTGCTCGTTTCAAGCGGGGCCTGTGTCTCAAAACAGTGGATTCTTGTTTCCAGGACCTTAAGGACAGCAG ACTTGTTGAGGACACCTTCACGGTTGATGAGGTGATAGACATGCTGGATGGACTGCAGACTGTTGTCCACAGTGAGGTGGAGTCAGAGCTCATCAATACAACTTACACCAACGTTTTACTTCTGAGGCAGCTCTTTTCACAGGCTGAGAAGTGGTACCTCAAGTTACAGACAGACGTCTCTGACCTGGAGAATCG ggaATTGTTGGAGCAGGTGGCTGAGTTTGAAAAGTCAGAATTTACATCTTCAAACAAGAAG cCCAGTGCAGATCTCATTAAACCAAAACTGGCTCCATTAAACGAAGGTGGGTCAGAGCTGCTAAACAAG AAAGTTGCTTGTCtccaagaggaaaatgaaaaactgaagaGCAGACTCAAGACCATAGAAACACAG GCTACAGCTGCACTAGATGAGAAGTCCAAGCTAGAGAAGTCATTGAAAGATTTACAGATGATCCAAGGAGATCAAAGG ACCAATGCCAACCAGGATATCACTGAACTGGAGAATAAGGTGGCAGCTTTGAAAAGCCAGTTTGAGAAGACTTTGAATGACTCTACTGCAAACCAAAAATTCTTGGAAGAGGACTTAGTGACGGCAAAACATGActtgcttaaggttcaggatcAGCTCTCCACAGCTGAAAAG GAGCTGGAGAAGAAATTTCAGCAGACAGCTGCCTATCGCAACATGAAAGAGATTCTCACAAAGAAGAATGAACTGATAAAGGATCTACGTAAAAAGCTTTCCAA
- the LOC104553227 gene encoding C-C chemokine receptor type 9, with protein MAAPGPGPAPGSAAPYGRTVAMATGASRGRSLRSYWWCRGHVTVLPRPGRCAAAFPPPSPRRRAVAVARDRREGTRRPAPAVPHPPSRTRRLAPAVLRLTPPAPGNSRSAPRPGRTPVREGCLIPQRLCGHAVTHPGKTSLDYYRNESAVPSLCGSLVNDTDLTCDKRLVRQFARAFLPTFFWLIFSVGTVGNALVVLVYCKSRFRRSVMDRYLLHLAIADLLLLFTLPFWAKAASNSWIFKDFMCKVVNSMYKINLYSCSLFLTCISFDRYLTIVQATKAKTCKRRRLLRSKLMCLAVWLTSVGLCIPEIMYSQSTEVHGVTVCKMTYPPNISTAFKVTVLALKVTIGFFLPLLIMLICYTLIINTILQAKRSQKQKSLKIIAVIITAFLLSQFPYNVVLLVKTLNTYSRVAHSCQAADRLDIGLQVTQSIAFLHSCLNPFLYVFAGERFRTALGRAVQSGLCLCSRGQEQFSACDSQEHSSNCSFAMLGRRQVRNSLTLSTHLTSSVTRPSCQVLL; from the exons ATGGCGGCCCCTGGGCCTGGGCCGGCGCCGGGCTCGGCGGCTCCCTACGGCCGGACGGTTGCCATGGCGACCGGAGCCTCGCGAGGGCGCTCGCTGCGCTCCTATTGGTGGTGCCGTGGCCACGTGACTGTCCTGCCCCGCCCCGGGCGTTGCGCAGCCGCTTTCCCGCCTCCCTCCCCTCGGCGCCGCGCGGTGGCCGTTGCCCGGGACCGTCGTGAGGGGACGCGCCGTCCCGCACCCGCCGTCCCGCACCCGCCGTCTCGCACCCGCCGTCTCGCACCCGCCGTGCTCCGCCTCACGCCTCCTGCCCCGGGAAACAGCCGCTCAGCCCCGCGGCCTGGCAGGACACCAGTCCGAGAGGGCTgcctgattccccagaggctgtgcggCCAtgca GTCACCCACCCTGGCAAGACCAGCCTGGATTACTACAGGAATGAGAGCGCGGTGCCATCCCTCTGTGGAAGCCTGGTGAATGACACGGACCTCACGTGTGACAAGAGGCTGGTCAGGCAGTTTGCTCGAGCCTTCCTGCCGACGTTCTTCTGGCTCATCTTCTCTGTGGGCACAGTGGGGAACGCTCTGGTCGTGCTGGTCTATTGCAAATCCCGCTTCAGGAGGAGCGTGATGGATCGGTACCTGCTGCACCTGGCCATTGCGGACCTGCTGCTCCTCTTCACCCTCCCCTTCTGGGCCAAAGCTGCCTCCAACAGCTGGATCTTCAAGGACTTCATGTGCAAAGTCGTCAACAGTATGTACAAGATCAACTTGTACAGCTGCAGCTTGTTTCTAACCTGCATCAGCTTTGACAGGTACCTCACGATTGTTCAGGCCACAAAAGCAAAGACTTGTAAGCGGAGGCGGCTCCTGCGCAGCAAACTCATGTGCTTGGCTGTCTGGCTGACGTCTGTGGGCCTTTGCATCCCAGAAATCATGTACAGCCAAAGCACAGAGGTGCACGGTGTAACAGTTTGCAAAATGACCTACCCACCAAACATCAGCACGGCCTTCAAAGTCACAGTCCTGGCCTTGAAAGTCACAATCGGattcttcctccccctcctgatCATGCTGATTTGTTACACCCTTATCATCAACACCATCCTGCAAGCCAAGAGATCCCAAAAGCAGAAGTCGCTGAAGATCATTGCTGTGATCATCACcgctttcctcctctctcagtTCCCGTACAATGTTGTCCTGCTGGTCAAAACCCTCAACACGTACAGCAGGGTGGCACacagctgccaggctgctgacCGGCTGGACATCGGCCTGCAGGTCACCCAGAGCATCGCCTTCCTCCACAGCTGCCTCAACCCCTTCCTCTACGTCTTTGCTGGGGAGAGGTTCAGGACGGCGCTTGGCAGGGCGGTGCAGAGCgggctctgcctctgcagcagggGCCAAGAGCAGTTCTCTGCCTGTGACAGCCAGGAGCACAGCTCAAACTGCTCCTTTGCCATGCTGGGCAGGCGGCAGGTCAGAAACTCCCTGACCCTCAGCACCCACTTGACCTCCTCCGTTACCCGCCCATCTTGCCAAGTCCTCTTGTAA